The genomic window AAACCTCAAAACAAGAAATATTAGATTGTATTGCCTTAACAAGTACAGATTGGGAAGCCATTTATGAGTTTTTAAAATTAGAAGATCGTACCGAAGAAATTACAAGAAACACCAACGAAACTAAAATTTATATTAAGTTGAATTTAGATGGTTCTGGTAAAAATGATATTCATACAGGTTTATCATTTTTCGATCACATGTTAGATCAAATTGGACGTCATGGTGCAATGGATTTAACGGTAAAAGTGGATGGCGATTTAAATGTGGATGAACACCATACTATTGAAGATACCATGATTGCTTTAGGTGAATTATTCAACAAAGCCTTAGGAAATAAATTAGGCATTGAGCGTTACGGATTCTGTTTACCAATGGATGATTGTTTAGCACAAGTTGCTGTAGATTTTGGTGGTAGAAACTGGTTAGAATGGGATGCGGAATTTAAACGTGAAAAAATAGGCGATATGCCAACTGAAATGTTTTATCATTTGTTTAAATCTTTTACAGATGGAGCCAAATGTAATCTAAACGTAAAAGCGGAAGGTTTAAACGAGCATCACAAAATAGAGGGTATTTTTAAAGCTTTTGCAAAGGCAATGAAAATGGCTGTAAAACGTGATTCTAACAAAATGTTTTTGCCGAGTACAAAAGGGATGTTATAATAAATTTTGACTGCTGATTTATTTTCAGTAGATCGAAGTATAAATCAAGAATCAATTGAAATTAGTCATAATAAATTACGGAGCTGGAAATATTAAAAGCATACAGTTTGCTTTTAAAAGGCTAGGTGTTGATGCTGTTTTATCTAATAATCCAGAAGAAATTTTGGCTGCCGATAAAATTATTTTCCCTGGAGTTGGTGAGGCGAGTACTGCAATGAAAATGCTTAAAGAAAGTGGATTAGCATCTTTAATTCCAAATTTAAAACAACCTGTTTTAGGAATTTGTTTAGGGATGCAATTAATGTGCAAAACTACAGAGGAAGGTAATACTAAAGGACTTGGCATTTTTCAAACCGATGTAAAGCGCTTTGATCATTCAGTAAAAGTTCCACATATGGGCTGGAATGTTATTAAAGATTTAAAATCCGATTTATTCAAAGGTTTAAAGGAAAATGAATATATGTATTTAGTGCATAGTTATTATGCCGAGCATTGTAAAGAAACTATTGCAAAAACAGATTATGGATTAAATTACGCCTCGG from Algibacter sp. L1A34 includes these protein-coding regions:
- the hisH gene encoding imidazole glycerol phosphate synthase subunit HisH; the encoded protein is MKLVIINYGAGNIKSIQFAFKRLGVDAVLSNNPEEILAADKIIFPGVGEASTAMKMLKESGLASLIPNLKQPVLGICLGMQLMCKTTEEGNTKGLGIFQTDVKRFDHSVKVPHMGWNVIKDLKSDLFKGLKENEYMYLVHSYYAEHCKETIAKTDYGLNYASALRHNNFYGVQFHPEKSGIEGAKILQNFLDL
- the hisB gene encoding bifunctional histidinol-phosphatase/imidazoleglycerol-phosphate dehydratase HisB gives rise to the protein MKKVLFIDRDGTLVLEPPVDYQLDSLEKLEYYPKVFQYMAKIASELDYELVMVTNQDGLGTDSFPEDTFWGPQNKVIDAFAKEGIVFADVHIDKTFPHENAETRKPRTGLLTKYFSEDYDLENSFVLGDRITDMELAKNLGAKGIFLSEDLELGADEIETSKQEILDCIALTSTDWEAIYEFLKLEDRTEEITRNTNETKIYIKLNLDGSGKNDIHTGLSFFDHMLDQIGRHGAMDLTVKVDGDLNVDEHHTIEDTMIALGELFNKALGNKLGIERYGFCLPMDDCLAQVAVDFGGRNWLEWDAEFKREKIGDMPTEMFYHLFKSFTDGAKCNLNVKAEGLNEHHKIEGIFKAFAKAMKMAVKRDSNKMFLPSTKGML